From the Candidatus Izemoplasmatales bacterium genome, one window contains:
- a CDS encoding deoxynucleoside kinase, protein MRIGIIGPIGSGKSLLSRKLSQYYNCTLVMEPVEKNEYLPYFYQDKETFAMLSQNAFYSALFLLMWKTKGQENVVCDSTLFSNLVFTELLRLDGTMTAMEVALTYAIADEHLKRLPDVDVHIVLVRPIPQLFENVRKRGREIEKNQEDYLNYHYANYYDVLRRIFRNYRVPEQKILWLPVNDMNNPVEFKEIVAKIEAKYESQKLMTR, encoded by the coding sequence ATGAGAATCGGAATCATCGGACCGATCGGTTCGGGCAAGTCGCTTCTGTCCCGCAAGCTATCCCAGTACTACAACTGCACGCTGGTCATGGAGCCGGTCGAGAAGAACGAGTATCTCCCCTATTTCTACCAGGACAAGGAGACGTTCGCGATGCTTTCGCAGAACGCCTTCTACAGCGCCCTCTTCCTGCTCATGTGGAAGACGAAGGGGCAGGAGAACGTCGTCTGCGACTCGACGCTGTTCTCCAACCTCGTCTTCACCGAACTGCTCCGCCTCGACGGGACGATGACGGCGATGGAGGTCGCGCTCACCTACGCGATCGCCGACGAGCATCTGAAGCGCCTTCCCGACGTCGACGTCCACATCGTCCTCGTCCGGCCGATCCCGCAGCTCTTCGAGAACGTCCGCAAGCGCGGCCGCGAGATCGAGAAGAACCAGGAGGACTACCTGAACTACCACTACGCCAACTACTACGACGTCCTCCGCCGCATCTTCCGGAACTACCGCGTCCCCGAACAGAAGATCCTCTGGCTGCCGGTAAACGACATGAACAATCCCGTCGAGTTCAAGGAGATCGTCGCCAAGATCGAAGCGAAGTACGAAAGCCAGAAGCTGATGACCAGATAA